A stretch of Allostreptomyces psammosilenae DNA encodes these proteins:
- a CDS encoding NAD(P)-dependent oxidoreductase: MRITVFGAAGNVGSRVVAEALARGHRVTAVVRGHARLAELPAAADARIGDAADPRDVARLSAGRDLVIGATRPAPGSERELVRAARGLLAGLAGSGVRLLLVGGAATLTVPGTGGRTVLEDPRFLPAAWRDIALACADQLRVCQAEREVDWAYLSPPALLEPGARTGAYRLGTDELLLDASGRSAISMEDLAVALLDEAERPEHHRTRFTAAY, translated from the coding sequence ATGCGCATCACGGTGTTCGGAGCGGCCGGGAACGTGGGGAGTCGGGTGGTGGCCGAGGCGCTGGCCCGCGGCCACCGGGTCACCGCCGTGGTGCGCGGTCACGCGCGCCTGGCGGAGCTGCCCGCCGCCGCCGACGCCCGGATCGGGGACGCCGCCGACCCCCGCGACGTGGCCCGGCTGAGCGCCGGCCGGGACCTGGTGATCGGCGCCACCCGCCCGGCGCCCGGCAGCGAGCGGGAGCTGGTCCGGGCGGCCAGGGGCCTGCTGGCCGGTCTGGCCGGGAGCGGGGTGCGGCTGCTGCTGGTCGGCGGGGCCGCCACGCTGACCGTGCCGGGCACGGGCGGGCGCACCGTGCTGGAGGACCCGCGTTTCCTCCCCGCCGCCTGGCGGGACATCGCGCTCGCCTGCGCCGACCAGCTCCGGGTCTGCCAGGCCGAGCGGGAGGTGGACTGGGCCTATCTGAGCCCGCCGGCGCTGCTGGAGCCGGGGGCGCGCACCGGCGCCTACCGCCTGGGCACCGACGAGCTGCTGCTGGACGCCTCCGGCCGGTCGGCGATCTCCATGGAGGACCTCGCGGTGGCGCTGCTGGACGAGGCGGAACGGCCGGAGCACCACCGGACCAGGTTCACCGCCGCCTACTGA